CATTGCCCGCGTATGATAAGTTCAGACTCTTGTTGATGAGAGGGAAGTCCGGCACGATATTGCCAATGACCGCGTGTTGAATGGCCAGCCAGTTACTGAAGGAGGACGTCCTGACCTTCCAGCGGTCAACTCGTCCGTCTTTGAGGCAGACCCAATTCAAGTTCTGCCCTCTTGCAGCTTCAACCAGCGACAATGCATACCCGCTTTCCGGCCGGCAATCAACTCTCACCGGACCGGCTTGGGTTTTGGTAATAATGTCCCCGATCAGACGTAGCGATTCTTCAATTTCACCAGCTTTAACCTGGAACCGACTCAGGACATCGCCGGAATCCCCGATCTCAACCTCAGGCTTGAACTCCTCATATAATCCATAGGGGTGATCGACCCGGGTATCAATAACCGTCCCGGAGGCGCGGGCGGTCGGTCCCGTAAGGTTTAGCGGCGCAACAAGTTCGCGCTTCACGATGCCGGTGGTTTCAAAGCGGTCTATTACCCAAGCGGAATCATAAATTCCGTCAAGAGCCTGGTTGAAGCGGTTTGAAAAGCAAAGGGTGTATTCTTTCAGATCTTCAAGGTGTTCGTGCGATAAATCCCGGGCGCAGCCGCCCGGCACAATGAAACCCTTGAGAAACCGGGAACCGGTCAATTCAGCGTTCCAGCGCATTATCTCCTCGCGGAGGACGAAGAAAGGAGCCGCCCCAACCGGATAAGCCACATCCACCGACATTCCGGCCAGGTCGCCGAGGTGGGAGTAGACCCGCTCGAGCTCGAGCACGATCATCCGCAACTCCCATCCACGCCGCGGCACATTCACGCCGGCGATGCATTCGACCGCCATGGCGAAGCCGCAGGCGTTAACCGCGCTTTCGTCGCCCGAGACCGTCTCCGCCAGTTTCAATGCTTCATCAGTGGTTTTCCCCTCAGCCAGTTTCTCTATACCGCGATGTTTCCAGAAATGTCTGATCTCCAGGTTGAAAATGGTTTCGCCGATAACGCTGAACCTGAAATGACCGGGTTCGATGATACCGGCGTGGACTGGTCCCACCGGGATCTGGTAAACGCCCTCACCTGTGATCTCTTTAAACCGGTACTCCCGCGCCGGAGTGATTTTGGCGGATTCAGGACGGTGGCCATCGAAAGATTTCAAGAGCGGATGAAAATCATCCGCGTAAGCCTCGTGGAGAAACAATCTGCGGGTATCGAACGAACCGGTGAATTCGATGCCAAAACCGTCGGCGATTTCTCGCTGGAAGTAGCTGGCGATGGGGTATTCAGAAGCTATGGAAATCGCCCGGTTGCCCACCAGCCTTACCTCAAGGACGAAGAGGTCCCTGGCGCCACGCCATTCGAAGCAATAGAACAAGGTGAAACCGTCGTTTGTAAAATCCTGGGCCGCCCAGAGACCGATCAACAGCACGTCCTGCTGTTTTTTCAATAAAGCAACG
This is a stretch of genomic DNA from Dehalogenimonas etheniformans. It encodes these proteins:
- a CDS encoding NADH-quinone oxidoreductase subunit C, which gives rise to MQNLISVVEQHLYNKGFDSRSRKGSSGETHLSVSVVALVEAVALLKKQQDVLLIGLWAAQDFTNDGFTLFYCFEWRGARDLFVLEVRLVGNRAISIASEYPIASYFQREIADGFGIEFTGSFDTRRLFLHEAYADDFHPLLKSFDGHRPESAKITPAREYRFKEITGEGVYQIPVGPVHAGIIEPGHFRFSVIGETIFNLEIRHFWKHRGIEKLAEGKTTDEALKLAETVSGDESAVNACGFAMAVECIAGVNVPRRGWELRMIVLELERVYSHLGDLAGMSVDVAYPVGAAPFFVLREEIMRWNAELTGSRFLKGFIVPGGCARDLSHEHLEDLKEYTLCFSNRFNQALDGIYDSAWVIDRFETTGIVKRELVAPLNLTGPTARASGTVIDTRVDHPYGLYEEFKPEVEIGDSGDVLSRFQVKAGEIEESLRLIGDIITKTQAGPVRVDCRPESGYALSLVEAARGQNLNWVCLKDGRVDRWKVRTSSFSNWLAIQHAVIGNIVPDFPLINKSLNLSYAGNDL